CTCAGATTCATCAATATGATATTGTGCAATACCAATACTGGCTGTGACTTTGACTTCACACTTACTGGCATTGAGCGCTTGGTGGATCTGCTCTGCCAGTTCATGACCTTGATTGAGCTCTGTTTTGGGAAGCAAAATCACAAACTCTTCACCACCCCAGCGACATACTGAACCGTGATTTTTGACGACTGATTTGCAAATATGTGCAACATGCTTGAGTACTTTATCACCGACTAGATGGCCGTGTTTGTCATTGACTTGTTTAAAGTGGTCTATATCTAGCATCATCATAACCAGTGGCTTGAATTGGTTGCGTGCTTTTTGTAGCTCAGATTGCAACCTTGGCTCAAATGCTTGTCGATTGTAGGTATTCGTTAGTTTATCAAATGTCGCCATCTTTTCGAGTCGCTTTTGATAGTGGTTAAAGGTGAGCTGAGCGCTAAATAAGATGACGCCAGTGATCACAACACCCATTAGCAAATTAATGTACAGGCTTTCTGATATCGAGTTATCTTGAGCAAGCGATTGCTCAACAATGAGGTACCAACCAAAGTGGTCTAAATAGCGAGAGTTGATAAATAGTGTTTTATCGTCTTGTTCTAAGCGTAATTTATAGGTTTGGTTGTCAAGTAATCTCGTGCCGTGATGACCAAATTTGTCACTCAATGAGTAGTCCGCAAACGTAGAATCGTTATAAAACAACAAGCGACCTTTATGATCAATAAAGTAGACTTTACGGTCGTAAGTATGTTGGTACTTATCAATAAGGCGTTTCAAATGAGCCAGTTTAATGCCTACGCCGGTGACTCCTTGCACTTGATTGTTTACGATTATTTTATGATTTACAAAGATGGTCGCTTGATGATCATCTCTTGGGTCCAAGTCCACATTGAGCGTATAAAGCGCGTCGTTGTCCATGGTGTCTTGGTACCAAGTGTCCTGATGGCTCAGCGTGGTGGTACTGCCATCATAGCGATAATAGGTTTTATCATGACTGGTAGCGAGAAAACTGGTTACCGCATCAAAATCTCTGCGTGTCTGTCTTAGATATTCAAATAAGAATGTTGTGTCTTTTTGTGGAGCAGTCAGCCAATGATGTAAAAACGTATTATTGGCCATCTGAGAAGAAATAATGATAGGCGCTTGGAGCTGCTTTTGCAGATCAGTATGAATTAAGTGGCTAGTTAGTGGCAGTGCGTCATTTTCAATGCCGCGAAATAAAGATTGCTTAGCAATGATTAAGCTAAACCAACTGGTAAAAATGAAGCCGGTTAAAAGAAGTACCGTTAAGATGAAGTTGTAGCGGTAACGTGTTTTTGTCATTGCACGGTGAGCTTAGAGTAAACAGGTACAAAATTTTATCAGTAGGGATAGGAGCAGACTATTACACGAGATTACAATTAATGTCTGAGGCGCAATGTTTTGGAGGCAATAAAAAAGGCCCTGTAAGGGCCTTTTAGGTTCATATCTACCGTCACCGATATGAGCAATGTAGCAAGTAAAATAGTAAGTTGGTTGTTAGTGAATCGCGTTAAGGGGCGTTAATGTTCATCACTGACAACCAGAAGCTGTTTGCGTGCGCCACACGTGTTTCTGGGTCGAGAAACAAAATCTGAGTACGTCAACAAAGTGAGTTAATCCGTCTTTGTTGAGATTGATTATCAGTTAGATTTAGATTGGTGTCAACACTTATTTGAAAATAATTCTCATTTAGTTTTAGTGGAGAGTGTTAAGAGAATTTACACGCATTTATGTCACCAATATTTCGAGCTTATAGGCTCAGGTTACACAGGTGACATTTTTTCGGAATACGGTTCAAAATTTGAATAGCTAGGGTGGGATTAAAGCAATAAAAAAGCCCGCAATTGCGGGCCTTTTTTGATCATATCTACCGTCACCGATATGAGCAATGTAGCAAGTAAAATAGTAAGTGGGTTGAGTGTGCTTTATTTAAGGGGCGTTAAGATAAAGCACATGCAACCTTGCATTTTTACGTGTGCATCACGTGTTTCAGGGTCTTGAAACAATTTAGCGTACTTAACAAGTTGAGCCGTCTACTCGACTTGTTGAGATTGATTATCAATTGTGTTTTGATCTATGTCAATACTTTTTTGAAAATAATTCTCATTTGCATGCGGGCGTAATTTGTAAGTGTGAATGTGTTTAGACTTTTTGACAATCTTCAACTTGATAAGTGAGCAACTGGCGGGCAGTAGAAATAGAAAAGCCCGCGGGTCGAGCGGGCTTTTGTGTTCATATCTACCGTCACTGATATGAGCAATGTAGCAAGTAAAATAGTCGGCTTTTACAAGTTGTTTTAGGGGCGTAAAACAACACGTTATTACCTAGCGTGTAACGTTCGCTCAACGTGTTTCAGGGTCGAGAAACAAAATTAGAGTACTTCAACAAAATAAACCGTCACTTACTTTGTTGAGATTGATTATCAATAACATTTGATTCAGTGTCAATACTTATTTGCAAATAATTCTCATTTAATTTAATGGTGTTTACTCCATAGGTAAACTGAGGCATTGCTTAGCCCCTATTTTTGAGTGCGCTAAGGCACTTTATTTCCTGATCTTTTCGGCGTATAACAGTTACATAAAAATAACAAAAGAGGTGGTTAAATGGTCAGTACATTGGGGTTGATCGGTGCATTGGCAGCATTGATTTGGCTGACTTTACGGGGTATGAATCTATTTATTGCTGCGCCATTATGTGCATTATTGGTCGCACTTAGCAGCGATATTGCGATATTTAATGGCATCAATGACAGTAACTTTGTTTCAATTTATATGTCCGGATTCAGTGGCTTTATCCAAGCTTGGTTCTTTATGTTTTTGTTGGGGTCATTGTTTGGTAAATTTATGGAAGATACGGGCGCTGCCGATGCCATAGCGCGATACATTACCGACAAAATAGGGATGAAACATGCTGTATTTGCCATTGTATTGGCCTGCGCTTTACTGACTTATGGTGGGGTGAGTGTCTTTATTGTGGCATTTTCCGTTTATCCAATGGCGCTGAGTTTATTTAAGGATGCAAATCTGCCTCGGCGTTTTATCCCTGCGGTACTGGCTTTTGGTTCTGTGACATTTACCATGACCTCGGCGGGCTCCCCTGAAATACAAAACTGGATCCCGATAAAATACTTGGGTACCTCTCCTTATGCGGCGTGGCAAGAAAGCTTGATTGTCGCCGTATTTATGGCTGTTTTGGGCTACTTTTTCCTTGTTAAAATGATTAAAAAGGCCATCGATAATGGCGAGTCATTTGAAGCGAGAGTGGGCGACCCTATCGAGGATAAACGGCATTTACCCCACCCAATTACAGGCCTGTTGCCGTTACTCGTGGTGCTGAGTTTGTCATTCCTATTACATGAACAGCTTCAGCAAAGTGCGTTAATTGTTGCCTTGCTCGGTGGCGTCATATCTATTTTTATCATTAATTTTAAGTACTTTAAAAGTTTATCTCAGGCCATTAATCTCGGCACAACAGGGGCATTGGTGGCTATTGGCAATACAGCTGCGGTCGTCGGCTTTGGTGCCGTCGCAAAAGGCACGCCAGCGTTTCAAGAGGCTGTGGCTTTAATGACCTCTATCCCTGGTAATGAGCTGCTTGGCGCTGCAATTGCGGTGAGTGTCATTGCCGCATTAACGGGGTCTGCTTCTGGTGGGCAAGCGATTGCATTGCCTTTGGTTGCGCCTCATTACTTAGATTTGGGTGTCGATGAAAACCAGCTGCATCGTGTTGTTGCTATTAGTTCGGGTGCATTGGACACCTTGCCACACAATGGTTATGTCGTGACAACGGTGCGGGCTATTTGTGGCGAGAAACATCATGATGCATATTGGCCATTGGCAGTATTGACGGTATGTGTTCCTTTATTAGGAGTTGCTTTGATCTTGGGGTTATTTATTTGGTTTTAATCGATGTTATCAATGGATGCGCAGTTGTCATGCAAAATTCATTGCGTTGTACTAACTTTGACAGACAAATAGGGCTGTGAAGGCACGGCAGTTTGGGCACATAAAAGGAGAATAAAATATGCATTGTCATGAAATTGACTACGAAATCATTGGCGAATCTATGCAGATGGTTGAAATTGAACTGGATCCCAATGAAACGGTTATCGCAGAAGCGGGCGCGATGAACTATATGCAGGACGGCATTAGTTTTGAAGCAAAAATGGGTGACGGTTCTGATGTAGAACAAGGCTTTATGGGCAAATTATTCAGCGCAGGCAAGCGTTTAATTAGTGGCGAGTCGTTGTTTATGACGCACTTCACCAATGAAGGCATGGGTAAAAAGCGCGTGGCATTTGCAGCACCTTTTCCGGGTTCTATTTTAGCGTTGGATATGGCGACATTAGGCCAATCTGTTTATTTACAGAAAGATTCATTTTTATGTGCTGCACTGGGCACCAAAGTGGATATTGCCTTTCAGCGCAAACTCGGCGCGGGATTTTTTGGTGGAGAAGGGTTCATATTAGAGCATCTACAGGGCGATGGAATGGCATTTGCCCATGCAGGTGGCACTGTGGTTGAAAAGCAACTGAATGGTGAAACACTGCGCGTCGATACCGGCTGTGTGGTTGGGTTCAGCGAAGGCATTGAATTTGATATTGAGCGAGTGAAAGGCCTGAAAAGTATGTTTTTTGGCGGTGAAGGGCTCTTTTTAGCGACGTTAAAAGGCCATGGTACGGTGTGGATCCAAAGCTTGCCATTCTCTAGATTAGCTGATCGTGTCCTTGAACATGCACCAAAACAGGGCGGTAGCAGGCAGGGCGAAGGCTCTGTATTAGGCAGTGTTGGCGATATCATTGATGGTGATTAAGGCTAAAAATGGCTTATTTAATGCAGTTCAACAATGCAATATCACAGCGAATGCGTTTTAATTGCAAATTGGCTGCATTTTAATCGACTTCAAGGATGATGTTCGCCTAAAGAGGTGATATACTCCCGCCGAATAATTTTTCTACTTTAAATAGAGTAAAACAATGGCAGATTTATCGAAATACAGAAACATTGGTATTTTCGCGCACGTTGATGCGGGTAAAACTACGACCACTGAGCGTATTCTTAAGCTTACTGGTAAGATTCACAAAACTGGTGAAGTACACGATGGTGAGTC
This genomic window from Pseudoalteromonas luteoviolacea contains:
- a CDS encoding sensor domain-containing diguanylate cyclase — translated: MTKTRYRYNFILTVLLLTGFIFTSWFSLIIAKQSLFRGIENDALPLTSHLIHTDLQKQLQAPIIISSQMANNTFLHHWLTAPQKDTTFLFEYLRQTRRDFDAVTSFLATSHDKTYYRYDGSTTTLSHQDTWYQDTMDNDALYTLNVDLDPRDDHQATIFVNHKIIVNNQVQGVTGVGIKLAHLKRLIDKYQHTYDRKVYFIDHKGRLLFYNDSTFADYSLSDKFGHHGTRLLDNQTYKLRLEQDDKTLFINSRYLDHFGWYLIVEQSLAQDNSISESLYINLLMGVVITGVILFSAQLTFNHYQKRLEKMATFDKLTNTYNRQAFEPRLQSELQKARNQFKPLVMMMLDIDHFKQVNDKHGHLVGDKVLKHVAHICKSVVKNHGSVCRWGGEEFVILLPKTELNQGHELAEQIHQALNASKCEVKVTASIGIAQYHIDESEDGLLKRTDAALYSAKSTGRNRSVLAKAA
- a CDS encoding GntP family permease, with amino-acid sequence MVSTLGLIGALAALIWLTLRGMNLFIAAPLCALLVALSSDIAIFNGINDSNFVSIYMSGFSGFIQAWFFMFLLGSLFGKFMEDTGAADAIARYITDKIGMKHAVFAIVLACALLTYGGVSVFIVAFSVYPMALSLFKDANLPRRFIPAVLAFGSVTFTMTSAGSPEIQNWIPIKYLGTSPYAAWQESLIVAVFMAVLGYFFLVKMIKKAIDNGESFEARVGDPIEDKRHLPHPITGLLPLLVVLSLSFLLHEQLQQSALIVALLGGVISIFIINFKYFKSLSQAINLGTTGALVAIGNTAAVVGFGAVAKGTPAFQEAVALMTSIPGNELLGAAIAVSVIAALTGSASGGQAIALPLVAPHYLDLGVDENQLHRVVAISSGALDTLPHNGYVVTTVRAICGEKHHDAYWPLAVLTVCVPLLGVALILGLFIWF
- a CDS encoding TIGR00266 family protein encodes the protein MHCHEIDYEIIGESMQMVEIELDPNETVIAEAGAMNYMQDGISFEAKMGDGSDVEQGFMGKLFSAGKRLISGESLFMTHFTNEGMGKKRVAFAAPFPGSILALDMATLGQSVYLQKDSFLCAALGTKVDIAFQRKLGAGFFGGEGFILEHLQGDGMAFAHAGGTVVEKQLNGETLRVDTGCVVGFSEGIEFDIERVKGLKSMFFGGEGLFLATLKGHGTVWIQSLPFSRLADRVLEHAPKQGGSRQGEGSVLGSVGDIIDGD